In Silene latifolia isolate original U9 population chromosome 3, ASM4854445v1, whole genome shotgun sequence, a single window of DNA contains:
- the LOC141649698 gene encoding putative mitochondrial protein AtMg00860, whose protein sequence is MQSEVQFLGIVISDEGISVDPSKIKAIKTWPAHKSITEVRSFHGLTSFYERFIQGFSSVMTPVTECMKKGEFKWSERALSSFEETKKLLCNSLVLILQDFNKLFEVNCDASRVGIGTMLMKGHKLVAYFTENKFIQGKDNVVDDALSRRYIMLSFMEQKVL, encoded by the exons ATGCAATCTGAGGTCCAGTTTCTTGGAATTGTGATATCTGATGAAGGGATATCTGTTGACCCCTCAAAAATTAAAGCCATAAAAACTTGGCCAGCTCATAAGAGCATAACTGAGGTAAGGAGTTTCCATGGCCTAACTTCATTCTATGAAAGATTCATTCAAGGATTCAGTTCAGTCATGACGCCAGTCACTGAATGCATGAAAAAAGGAGAGTTCAAGTGGAGTGAAAGAGCTCTGAGCTCTTTTGAAGAGACTAAGAAGCTACTGTGCAACTCACTTGTTCTCATTTTACAagattttaataaattgtttgaagTAAATTGTGATGCCAGTAGAGTGGGGATTGGTACTATGTTGATGAAAGGACATAAACTTGTGGCTTATTTCACTGAAAA CAAGTTTATTCAAGGAAAGGACAATGTGGTTGATGATGCATTGTCTAGAAGATACATTATGCTCAGTTTCATGGAGCAAAAGGTGTTGTGA